One stretch of Musicola paradisiaca NCPPB 2511 DNA includes these proteins:
- a CDS encoding TIGR04028 family ABC transporter substrate-binding protein — MFGLFDAPHNRQMGLFISLALLGNGATAQADEKAPKTGGTLVYLEQQSHTNLYPPAGGFYPNGGILNQITDKLTYQNPETLEIEPWIAESWTINADSTEYTFKLRPGVTFSDGTPLDANAVAKNFDTYGLGNKELNQPVSEVINNYLRSEVIDPLTVKFYFKKPSPGFLQGTSAIGSGLVSLSTLARNFNQLGDAPRIIGSGPFVVSSEKPGRELKLTARKDYNWAPVKFTHQGRPYLDGITYLVTPEDSVRIGALVSGQADVIRQIQAYDEKRVQSEGIHVYAAATRGVNNSINFRPDNPLVADIRVRQALLHGTNAGEIVQTLYSGNYPQATSVLAKTAAGYVDLSSKLSFDPAQASRLLDEAGWKTGAQGLREKDGQTLTLTAYESLPQPQNKEMLQLVAQQWARLGVKLNVLAGDAGSKTVDSLDPQKTGVAPGMVGRADPDVLKSQYYPTLRNVLLQKGGVSDKVKTFEDARLNALLDGIASTTDRPRRLALVGDVQNYLIDQAYVIPIFEEPQVFAGRAATKGIGFEAVGRPSFYNTWLDK, encoded by the coding sequence ATGTTTGGTTTATTTGATGCTCCGCATAATCGGCAGATGGGTCTGTTTATTTCATTAGCATTATTGGGAAATGGCGCCACGGCACAGGCCGACGAGAAAGCGCCGAAAACCGGCGGAACACTGGTGTATCTCGAACAGCAGTCCCATACCAATCTTTATCCGCCCGCCGGTGGTTTTTACCCGAACGGCGGCATTCTTAACCAGATCACCGACAAGCTGACCTACCAGAACCCGGAAACGCTGGAGATTGAACCCTGGATCGCCGAGTCCTGGACTATCAACGCCGACAGTACCGAATACACCTTCAAACTGCGCCCCGGCGTGACGTTCTCCGACGGTACACCGCTGGACGCCAACGCCGTCGCCAAAAACTTTGATACCTACGGCCTCGGCAACAAGGAACTGAACCAGCCGGTGTCGGAAGTGATCAACAACTACCTGCGCAGCGAAGTCATCGACCCGCTGACGGTGAAGTTCTACTTCAAAAAACCGTCGCCCGGCTTTCTGCAAGGCACATCGGCCATCGGTTCCGGGCTGGTATCCCTCAGTACCCTGGCCCGCAACTTCAACCAGTTGGGAGACGCTCCCCGCATCATCGGCTCCGGCCCGTTCGTGGTCAGCAGCGAAAAACCGGGGCGTGAACTGAAGCTGACGGCCCGCAAGGATTACAACTGGGCGCCGGTGAAATTCACACATCAGGGTCGTCCTTATCTGGACGGCATCACTTATCTGGTCACGCCGGAAGACAGCGTGCGCATTGGCGCGCTGGTTTCCGGTCAGGCGGACGTTATCCGCCAGATTCAGGCCTATGACGAAAAACGGGTGCAGAGCGAAGGCATCCACGTCTATGCCGCCGCTACTCGCGGCGTCAACAACAGCATCAACTTCCGCCCGGATAACCCGCTGGTCGCCGACATCCGTGTTCGTCAGGCGCTGCTGCACGGCACCAACGCCGGGGAGATAGTCCAGACGCTCTACTCCGGCAACTACCCGCAGGCGACATCGGTACTGGCGAAAACCGCCGCCGGCTATGTCGATCTGTCGTCAAAGCTGAGCTTTGACCCGGCGCAGGCGTCGCGCCTGTTGGACGAGGCTGGCTGGAAAACCGGCGCGCAAGGCCTGCGTGAAAAAGACGGACAAACATTGACCCTGACCGCCTATGAATCACTGCCGCAACCGCAGAACAAAGAGATGCTGCAACTGGTGGCGCAACAGTGGGCCAGGTTAGGCGTGAAGCTCAACGTGCTGGCGGGCGACGCCGGCAGCAAAACCGTGGACAGCCTCGATCCACAAAAAACCGGCGTCGCGCCGGGCATGGTGGGCCGCGCCGACCCGGACGTACTGAAGAGCCAATATTATCCAACGCTGCGTAACGTGCTGCTGCAAAAAGGCGGCGTGAGCGACAAGGTGAAAACCTTTGAAGATGCGCGCCTGAACGCGCTGCTGGACGGCATTGCCTCCACTACCGATCGCCCCCGGCGGCTGGCGTTGGTGGGCGACGTGCAGAACTACCTGATCGATCAAGCCTACGTCATTCCGATTTTTGAAGAACCACAGGTGTTTGCCGGGCGCGCCGCCACCAAAGGCATCGGTTTTGAAGCCGTCGGCCGCCCCAGCTTCTACAACACCTGGCTGGACAAGTAA
- a CDS encoding virulence RhuM family protein gives MTDNIPQPPQGELVLFTSADGKTRVECRFESDTLWLSQAMIGELYGKAKATISEHIKNIFAEGELDENSVVRLYRTTAGDGKSYNVQYFSLKLVLAVGYRVRSIRGTQFRQWATQTLQEYLIKGFVMDDERLKNPPVGHSAVPDYFDEMLERIRDIRASERRVYLRVKEIFTMAADYEPSNQETNRFFQTIQNKLHYACTHMTAAELIANRVDASKPDMGLTSYKGDEVRRTDVTVAKNYLHEDEIKELNRIVNMWLDFAEDQALRRKQVFLQDWADKLDQFLSFNDRDVLSGAGKISKQAADDKAKREFDRFAQQRRRLKEAEGAQANIAALKAILKKDR, from the coding sequence ATGACAGATAACATACCCCAACCTCCTCAAGGCGAGTTGGTTCTTTTTACCAGTGCTGATGGTAAAACCCGCGTCGAGTGTCGTTTTGAGTCAGACACCTTGTGGCTTTCTCAAGCCATGATCGGTGAGTTGTACGGCAAGGCGAAAGCAACCATCAGTGAGCATATAAAAAATATCTTTGCTGAAGGTGAATTGGACGAAAATTCAGTTGTTCGGTTATACCGAACAACTGCGGGAGATGGAAAATCATACAATGTTCAATACTTTAGCCTGAAATTAGTATTGGCGGTTGGTTATCGTGTCCGTTCAATACGTGGTACTCAGTTCCGCCAATGGGCAACTCAAACCTTACAAGAGTATCTGATCAAAGGCTTCGTTATGGATGATGAGCGCCTGAAAAACCCACCCGTCGGCCACTCTGCGGTGCCGGATTACTTTGATGAAATGCTGGAACGCATTCGCGATATCCGAGCCAGTGAGCGACGTGTTTATCTGCGGGTGAAAGAAATCTTTACCATGGCCGCGGATTACGAGCCATCCAATCAAGAGACCAACCGCTTCTTTCAAACCATCCAAAACAAGCTGCACTATGCCTGCACGCATATGACGGCCGCTGAGCTTATCGCCAACCGTGTGGATGCCAGTAAGCCGGATATGGGTCTGACCAGCTACAAAGGCGATGAGGTACGTAGGACTGACGTCACCGTTGCAAAGAACTATCTGCATGAAGACGAAATCAAAGAGCTTAATCGCATCGTCAATATGTGGCTCGACTTTGCCGAAGATCAGGCTCTGCGCCGCAAGCAGGTATTCTTACAGGACTGGGCAGACAAGCTTGACCAGTTCTTAAGTTTTAACGATCGGGATGTTTTAAGTGGTGCTGGGAAAATATCCAAACAAGCGGCAGATGATAAGGCCAAACGGGAGTTTGACCGTTTTGCCCAGCAGCGCCGCCGCTTAAAAGAAGCCGAAGGCGCACAAGCCAATATCGCTGCACTTAAGGCAATACTCAAAAAAGACAGATAG
- a CDS encoding SDR family NAD(P)-dependent oxidoreductase, which produces MVMSNIVFITGATSGFGRATAYHFARAGWSLILTGRRAERLQALADELSSTVPVHIATLDVRDAAAVQAVVDNLPDGFRAVKTLVNNAGLALSPQPAQSVQLDDWHTMIDTNTKGLVNVTHALLPTLISTGTGASIINIGSIAGQWPYPGSHVYGATKAFVKQFSYNLRCDLQGTGVRVTDLAPGIAETEFTLVRTKGDQDASDRLYRGTTPLTAEDIAGQIYYIATLPDHMNINRVEVMPVRQAWSPFAIDRDPA; this is translated from the coding sequence ATCGTTATGAGCAATATTGTGTTTATTACCGGCGCCACGTCCGGGTTCGGTCGCGCCACCGCGTATCATTTCGCGCGTGCGGGCTGGTCATTAATTCTGACCGGACGCCGCGCAGAACGACTGCAAGCGCTGGCGGATGAGCTGTCTTCCACGGTGCCGGTGCATATCGCCACGCTGGACGTGCGCGACGCCGCCGCGGTGCAAGCGGTGGTCGACAACCTGCCGGACGGTTTCCGGGCGGTGAAAACGCTGGTGAACAACGCCGGGCTGGCGCTGTCGCCGCAGCCTGCGCAATCGGTGCAACTGGACGACTGGCACACCATGATCGACACCAATACCAAAGGGCTGGTCAACGTCACCCATGCGCTGTTGCCGACGCTCATCAGCACCGGTACAGGCGCCAGCATCATCAACATCGGCTCCATCGCCGGCCAGTGGCCGTATCCCGGCAGCCACGTTTACGGCGCCACCAAAGCCTTTGTGAAACAGTTCAGCTACAACCTGCGCTGCGACTTACAAGGCACCGGCGTGCGCGTGACCGACCTGGCGCCCGGCATCGCCGAAACCGAATTCACGCTGGTGCGCACCAAGGGCGATCAGGATGCGTCCGATCGCCTCTACCGCGGCACTACGCCGCTAACGGCGGAAGACATCGCCGGGCAGATTTATTACATCGCCACACTGCCGGATCACATGAACATCAACCGGGTTGAGGTGATGCCGGTACGTCAGGCCTGGTCGCCATTCGCCATCGACCGCGATCCGGCATAA
- a CDS encoding aspartate aminotransferase family protein, with translation MTLKQVQSNEEVRQLDRQYVFHSWSSQGALNPMVIAGGEGCRLWDYEGRSYLDFSSQLVNTNIGHQHPKVVAAIREQAGLLTTIAPATANLARGEAAKRIVSHAPQGLNKVFFTNAGADANENAIRMARLFTGKEKVLSGYRSYHGNTGAAIGATGDWRRLPNEYSRGHVHFFTPYLYRSEFHATTEQQECAAALHHLRRIIECEGPNTIAAILLETIPGTAGILVPPAGYLQGVEALAREFNIILIMDEVMAGFGRTGSWFTCQHYGVTPDLITFAKGVNSGYVPAGGVIISERIAHFFDDRLFPGGLTYSGHPLAMAAIVATIDAMEEEKVVENAATIGDGILAEGLKSIGEKYAIVGDVRGKGVFHALELVSDPAARTPLPAARMAELKKALLDRGMIGFIAENRLHVVPPCIITADEARQGLAIIDEALAELSNTLA, from the coding sequence ATGACGTTGAAACAGGTGCAATCGAACGAAGAAGTCCGCCAACTGGACAGACAATATGTCTTTCATTCCTGGTCGTCGCAGGGGGCGCTAAACCCGATGGTGATCGCCGGCGGCGAGGGGTGCCGGTTGTGGGATTACGAAGGCCGCTCCTATCTGGATTTCAGCAGCCAGTTGGTGAATACCAACATCGGCCATCAGCATCCGAAAGTGGTGGCGGCGATCCGTGAACAGGCCGGGCTGCTGACCACGATTGCGCCCGCCACCGCCAATCTGGCGCGCGGTGAAGCGGCAAAGCGCATTGTGTCCCATGCGCCGCAAGGGCTTAACAAGGTGTTCTTCACCAACGCCGGCGCCGATGCCAACGAAAATGCCATCCGCATGGCGCGTCTGTTCACCGGCAAGGAAAAAGTGCTGTCCGGCTACCGCTCCTACCACGGCAACACCGGCGCGGCGATCGGCGCCACCGGCGACTGGCGCCGCCTGCCGAATGAATACTCTCGCGGTCATGTGCATTTCTTCACGCCTTATCTGTACCGCAGCGAGTTTCATGCGACGACGGAACAGCAGGAGTGCGCGGCGGCGTTGCATCACCTGCGCCGCATTATCGAATGCGAAGGGCCGAATACCATTGCCGCTATTTTGCTGGAAACCATTCCCGGCACGGCCGGTATTCTGGTGCCGCCCGCCGGTTATCTGCAAGGGGTGGAAGCGCTGGCCCGCGAGTTCAATATCATACTGATTATGGATGAGGTAATGGCCGGGTTCGGCCGTACCGGCAGTTGGTTTACCTGCCAGCACTATGGCGTAACGCCGGATTTGATCACCTTCGCCAAAGGGGTGAACTCCGGTTACGTGCCGGCGGGCGGGGTGATTATCTCCGAGCGCATCGCGCACTTTTTTGATGACCGGCTGTTCCCCGGCGGCCTGACCTACTCCGGCCATCCGCTGGCGATGGCGGCCATCGTCGCCACTATCGATGCGATGGAAGAGGAAAAGGTGGTGGAAAATGCCGCGACAATCGGCGACGGCATTCTGGCCGAGGGCCTGAAAAGTATCGGCGAAAAATACGCTATCGTCGGTGATGTGCGTGGCAAAGGGGTGTTCCACGCGCTGGAGCTGGTGAGCGATCCGGCTGCCCGCACGCCGTTGCCCGCCGCCCGCATGGCGGAGCTGAAAAAAGCGTTGTTGGATCGCGGCATGATCGGTTTTATCGCCGAAAACCGCCTGCATGTGGTGCCGCCCTGCATCATCACCGCCGACGAAGCCCGGCAGGGGCTCGCCATTATCGATGAAGCGCTGGCGGAGTTGAGCAACACGCTGGCGTGA
- a CDS encoding ABC transporter ATP-binding protein, whose amino-acid sequence MSQMVYVDEPSVVALKPASAPRPAIVVRDANVIYPAADQPVHALKDINLTIRQGEFVSFIGPSGCGKTTLLRAIADLEPITTGEVLVNDMTPSEARQAGAYGYVFQSPVLLPWRTVLANVMLPLQIQGVPPGRCDEIAREQLARVGLKGFEKKYPWQLSGGMQQRVSIARALGFEPKILMMDEPFGALDELTRDNLNQQLQQLWFSEKRTMAFVTHSISEAVYLSTRIVIMTPRPGRIVKIIESPLPDERDLSLRDTPEFIRLAQEVREALVEGHHEH is encoded by the coding sequence ATGAGCCAGATGGTCTACGTCGACGAACCTTCCGTGGTGGCGTTAAAGCCGGCGTCGGCGCCGCGCCCGGCGATCGTGGTGCGCGACGCCAATGTGATTTACCCGGCGGCGGATCAGCCGGTGCATGCACTGAAAGACATCAACCTGACCATTCGTCAGGGCGAGTTCGTCTCCTTTATCGGGCCGTCCGGCTGCGGAAAAACCACCCTGCTACGTGCTATCGCCGACCTGGAGCCGATCACCACCGGCGAGGTGCTGGTCAATGACATGACGCCGTCCGAGGCGCGGCAGGCCGGGGCTTACGGCTACGTGTTTCAGTCGCCGGTGCTGCTGCCGTGGCGCACGGTGCTGGCCAACGTGATGCTGCCGTTGCAGATTCAGGGCGTGCCGCCCGGCCGTTGTGATGAAATCGCCCGTGAGCAGTTGGCGCGCGTCGGCTTGAAAGGGTTTGAGAAAAAGTACCCGTGGCAGTTGTCCGGCGGGATGCAACAGCGGGTGTCGATCGCCCGTGCGCTGGGTTTCGAGCCGAAAATCCTGATGATGGATGAGCCTTTCGGCGCACTTGATGAATTGACCCGCGACAACCTCAACCAGCAATTGCAGCAGCTATGGTTCAGCGAAAAACGCACCATGGCGTTCGTCACTCACTCGATTTCGGAAGCGGTCTATCTCTCCACCCGCATCGTCATCATGACGCCGCGTCCGGGGCGGATTGTAAAAATCATCGAATCGCCGCTGCCTGACGAGCGCGATTTGTCGCTGCGGGATACGCCGGAGTTCATCCGGCTGGCACAGGAAGTCAGGGAGGCGCTGGTGGAGGGGCATCATGAACACTGA
- a CDS encoding ABC transporter permease — protein sequence MNTELIRRHALPVGVVLLAALLGWYLLAVGLNAAGAIERTLAPKGNWGWRELVATTLSMPRPVLPAPHQILLDIWNSLTQWPVTSPRNLLLHTWVTASAALTGFFMGLALGLGLAVCIVHSRTLDKALLPWIVASQTVPVLAIAPIVLVILGSLGITGMLPKATIAMYLCFFPVTIATVQGLRAPQKLEMELVHTYAASRIDTFWLVRLPSSLPYLFPAFRVAIASGLVGTMVAELPTGAQAGLGSRLLTGSYYGNTVQIWSALVMASLLGLGLTALVSLTERLVMRQRKGA from the coding sequence ATGAACACTGAGTTGATCAGGCGTCATGCATTGCCGGTCGGCGTGGTGCTGCTGGCGGCGTTGCTGGGTTGGTACCTGCTGGCCGTCGGCCTCAATGCCGCCGGCGCGATAGAGCGCACGCTGGCGCCGAAGGGGAACTGGGGCTGGCGCGAGCTGGTGGCGACCACCTTGTCGATGCCGCGCCCGGTGCTGCCGGCGCCGCACCAGATCCTGCTGGATATCTGGAACAGCCTGACCCAGTGGCCGGTCACGTCGCCGCGTAATTTGCTGTTGCACACCTGGGTGACGGCCAGCGCTGCGCTGACCGGTTTTTTCATGGGGCTGGCGTTGGGGCTGGGGCTGGCGGTGTGTATCGTCCATTCCCGCACGCTGGATAAGGCGCTGCTGCCGTGGATTGTCGCCTCGCAGACCGTACCGGTGCTGGCGATAGCGCCCATCGTACTGGTGATCCTCGGCAGTCTGGGGATTACCGGCATGTTGCCGAAAGCTACCATCGCCATGTACCTGTGTTTCTTTCCCGTCACCATCGCCACTGTGCAGGGGCTGCGTGCGCCGCAGAAACTGGAAATGGAGCTGGTGCATACCTATGCCGCCAGTCGTATCGATACGTTTTGGCTGGTGCGGTTGCCGTCTTCGCTGCCGTACCTGTTTCCGGCGTTCCGGGTGGCGATCGCCAGCGGGCTGGTGGGCACCATGGTGGCGGAATTGCCGACCGGGGCACAGGCTGGATTGGGTTCCCGTCTGCTGACCGGCTCCTATTACGGCAACACGGTACAGATTTGGTCGGCGCTGGTGATGGCGTCGTTACTCGGGCTGGGGTTGACCGCGCTGGTCAGCCTGACGGAGCGGCTGGTGATGCGCCAGCGCAAGGGGGCTTGA
- a CDS encoding ABC transporter permease yields MIKTRPIPGVVLLIAALLSLVLAGIQAFSHDAPSWAALAADAVLLAACFTAMSPTMAVWRWLTLMALLAIGAVVLASLTDEGLDGATLTALALLAGVSVQGLARLAGRHLPEGAVALLFGVWVLYFWQLLVTWFAIPQVLLPTPLDILQALFGSASLLAGDVVQTVLKSVLAGYLLGSGLGIAVAMLIDRLPFLQRGLLPLANLTSTIPLVGVAPIAVMWFGFDWPSKAAVIVLVTFFPALVSTLAGLRASGKLERELMYCYAASPRRTLWALRLPAALPFIFSALKVNATLALISAIVAEFFGSPTAGLGFRISTEAARMHMSIVWAAIVVASAIGSLVYALLVRLERKVNFWHPSVRGVS; encoded by the coding sequence ATGATAAAAACCAGACCGATTCCCGGCGTGGTGCTGCTGATCGCGGCGCTACTGTCCCTGGTGCTGGCAGGGATTCAGGCGTTCAGCCACGACGCGCCGTCGTGGGCCGCGTTGGCGGCGGACGCCGTTCTGCTGGCCGCTTGCTTTACCGCGATGTCGCCGACGATGGCGGTGTGGCGCTGGCTGACGTTGATGGCGTTGTTGGCGATCGGCGCGGTGGTGCTTGCCTCCCTGACCGATGAAGGGCTGGATGGCGCGACGCTGACAGCGCTGGCGCTGCTGGCCGGCGTCAGCGTGCAGGGGCTGGCGCGGCTGGCGGGGCGGCATTTGCCGGAAGGCGCGGTAGCGCTGTTGTTCGGCGTCTGGGTGCTCTATTTCTGGCAACTGCTGGTGACGTGGTTCGCCATTCCGCAGGTACTGTTGCCGACGCCGCTGGACATTCTGCAGGCACTGTTCGGCAGCGCATCGTTACTGGCGGGCGATGTGGTGCAGACGGTATTGAAATCCGTGCTGGCGGGCTACCTGCTCGGCAGCGGGTTGGGGATCGCGGTGGCGATGCTGATCGACCGTTTGCCGTTTTTGCAGCGCGGATTATTGCCGCTGGCGAACCTGACCAGCACCATTCCGTTGGTGGGCGTGGCGCCGATTGCGGTGATGTGGTTCGGCTTTGACTGGCCGTCCAAAGCGGCGGTGATCGTCCTGGTCACATTCTTTCCGGCGTTGGTCAGTACGCTGGCCGGGCTGCGGGCCAGCGGCAAGCTGGAGCGGGAGTTGATGTACTGCTACGCCGCCAGCCCGCGCCGCACGTTGTGGGCGTTGCGGCTGCCCGCCGCGCTACCGTTCATCTTCAGCGCACTCAAGGTCAACGCCACGCTGGCGCTGATCAGTGCGATTGTGGCGGAGTTTTTCGGCTCGCCTACCGCCGGGCTCGGTTTTCGTATCTCCACCGAAGCGGCGCGGATGCATATGTCGATCGTCTGGGCGGCGATCGTGGTCGCTTCGGCAATCGGCTCGCTGGTTTACGCCCTGCTGGTGCGTCTGGAGCGTAAGGTCAATTTCTGGCACCCCTCGGTTCGGGGCGTGTCTTAA
- a CDS encoding ABC transporter substrate-binding protein has product MTKRSVFRQGALLAALSLTFALQAQAAEKVTLQLKWVPQAQFAGYYVAQEKGFYKQEGLDVTIKPGGTDISPVQVIAGKSADVIVNWMPDALAAREAGVPLVNIAQVFDRSGMMLTCKKSSGVAAPADLKGKTLGVWFGGNEYPFFNWMNKLGYKPDVDIKVLKQGFNVDPLLQNQAACISTMNYNEYWQLIDAGVKKDDLITFAYEDQGVSTLEDGLYVLGPNLKDPAFVAKMAKFLKASFKGWNYAVNHPDEAAKIVVAEDASGAATQDVQQRQMENVAKLITHANTPKVGYLDPAAYRRTIDVLLKSGGSNPVIKKDPGDAAMSHVVWDAAMK; this is encoded by the coding sequence ATGACAAAACGTTCCGTGTTTCGCCAGGGAGCGCTGCTGGCGGCCCTGTCCCTGACCTTTGCCTTGCAGGCGCAGGCCGCTGAAAAGGTCACGCTGCAACTGAAATGGGTGCCGCAGGCCCAGTTCGCCGGCTATTACGTGGCGCAGGAGAAAGGGTTCTACAAACAGGAAGGACTGGACGTCACCATCAAACCCGGCGGCACCGATATTTCCCCGGTACAGGTGATCGCCGGCAAGTCGGCGGACGTGATCGTCAACTGGATGCCGGACGCGCTGGCCGCGCGGGAGGCCGGCGTCCCGCTGGTGAACATCGCTCAGGTATTTGACCGCTCCGGTATGATGCTGACCTGTAAGAAATCCAGCGGCGTGGCGGCGCCCGCCGATCTGAAAGGTAAAACGCTGGGAGTCTGGTTCGGCGGCAACGAGTATCCGTTCTTCAACTGGATGAATAAGCTGGGCTACAAACCGGATGTGGACATCAAGGTGTTGAAACAGGGCTTCAACGTCGATCCGCTGTTGCAGAATCAGGCCGCCTGTATCTCCACCATGAACTACAACGAATACTGGCAGCTGATCGATGCCGGGGTGAAAAAAGATGACCTGATCACCTTCGCCTATGAGGATCAGGGGGTTTCCACGCTGGAAGACGGCTTGTATGTGCTGGGGCCGAACCTGAAAGACCCGGCGTTCGTCGCCAAGATGGCGAAATTCCTGAAAGCCTCCTTCAAGGGGTGGAACTATGCGGTCAACCATCCTGATGAGGCGGCGAAGATCGTGGTGGCGGAGGATGCCTCCGGCGCCGCCACCCAGGACGTTCAGCAGCGTCAGATGGAAAATGTGGCTAAACTGATCACCCATGCCAATACGCCGAAGGTGGGGTATCTGGATCCGGCGGCCTACCGTCGCACCATCGACGTGCTGCTGAAGAGCGGCGGCAGCAATCCGGTCATCAAAAAAGACCCGGGGGATGCCGCCATGAGTCATGTGGTGTGGGACGCGGCCATGAAATAA
- a CDS encoding TetR family transcriptional regulator C-terminal domain-containing protein, whose amino-acid sequence MSNLMRVRDMQDEGIVAAQSGRLLPESADEGEKGRIRQDNEAIILLAAERVFARFGFRGATMALIAEEAGLPKANLHYYFGNKQTLYLTVLDSILHDWLSPLDDLHPQADPKTAIEAYVRQKIHFSFARPDASRLFANEILQGAPMVHHLLQTELRRLVVEKAAVLDGWIAADRLQPLDTTHFFFSVWSMTQTYADFDIQIAAVLGDDSHSDAAEARATRHVLNSVFRMCGL is encoded by the coding sequence GTGAGCAATCTGATGCGGGTACGGGATATGCAGGATGAGGGAATAGTTGCCGCGCAAAGCGGGCGTTTGTTGCCGGAGAGCGCGGATGAAGGGGAAAAGGGACGAATCCGGCAGGATAACGAAGCCATCATCCTGTTGGCGGCGGAGCGGGTATTCGCCCGCTTCGGTTTTCGGGGCGCGACCATGGCGCTGATTGCCGAAGAAGCCGGGCTCCCCAAGGCCAACCTGCATTATTATTTCGGCAATAAACAGACGCTGTACCTCACGGTGCTCGACAGCATTCTGCACGATTGGCTGTCGCCGCTGGACGACCTGCACCCGCAGGCCGATCCGAAAACCGCGATCGAAGCCTATGTGCGTCAGAAGATCCATTTCAGCTTTGCCCGCCCGGACGCTTCCCGCCTGTTCGCCAACGAGATTCTGCAAGGGGCGCCGATGGTGCATCACCTGTTGCAGACGGAGTTGCGGCGGCTGGTGGTGGAAAAGGCGGCGGTGCTGGATGGCTGGATCGCCGCCGATCGTCTGCAACCGCTGGATACCACCCATTTCTTTTTCAGCGTTTGGTCGATGACCCAGACCTACGCGGATTTCGACATTCAAATCGCTGCGGTGCTGGGCGATGATTCCCACAGCGACGCCGCCGAGGCGCGCGCCACCCGCCATGTGCTGAACAGTGTGTTTCGGATGTGCGGGCTGTAA
- a CDS encoding AraC family transcriptional regulator yields the protein MKARSVRLLACRQPGIEAVEADTDFSFGRHTHDQFGIGLMVRGAQKSLSGRGRVESVAGDIITVNPGEIHDGMPIDGARAWRMLYIQPEVVERCFAEISDGRSRSGEFSHPVFTDRRLAVCFRRLYLSATQQETQDGALAVQERLLMLASALAAIPRRQQVFPHRGILLARDMIDDDPSSPKTLAELAGEAGLNQFQFLRGFSRLTGLTPHAYRVQRRVLMARALIGRGTPLAEAALCSGFADQSHMTRLFVRSFGYTPGQLALASSH from the coding sequence ATGAAAGCGCGTTCAGTTCGGTTGCTGGCCTGCCGTCAGCCGGGGATTGAGGCGGTGGAGGCGGATACGGACTTTTCGTTCGGCCGCCATACGCACGACCAGTTCGGTATCGGCCTGATGGTACGGGGCGCTCAGAAATCCCTGAGCGGACGCGGGCGGGTTGAATCCGTCGCCGGGGATATCATTACGGTGAATCCCGGTGAAATTCATGACGGCATGCCCATCGACGGCGCCAGAGCCTGGCGGATGCTGTATATCCAGCCGGAGGTGGTCGAACGCTGTTTTGCCGAGATCTCCGACGGCCGTTCCCGCAGCGGCGAATTTTCCCACCCGGTATTCACCGATCGGCGGCTGGCCGTGTGTTTTCGTCGGCTGTACCTGTCCGCCACCCAGCAAGAGACGCAGGATGGCGCGCTTGCCGTCCAGGAGAGGCTGCTGATGCTGGCATCGGCGTTAGCGGCGATTCCCCGTCGTCAGCAGGTGTTTCCCCACCGCGGCATTCTGCTTGCCCGCGACATGATCGATGATGACCCGTCAAGCCCGAAGACGCTGGCTGAACTGGCCGGCGAGGCCGGTCTGAATCAGTTTCAGTTTTTGCGCGGCTTTAGCCGCCTGACCGGGCTGACGCCCCACGCCTACCGGGTTCAGCGCCGTGTGCTGATGGCGCGGGCGCTGATCGGACGCGGGACGCCGCTGGCCGAGGCCGCCTTGTGTAGCGGTTTTGCGGATCAGAGCCATATGACCCGGCTGTTCGTGCGGAGTTTCGGTTATACCCCTGGTCAGCTGGCGCTGGCGTCATCCCACTGA